Proteins encoded by one window of Pempheris klunzingeri isolate RE-2024b chromosome 14, fPemKlu1.hap1, whole genome shotgun sequence:
- the nrip1b gene encoding nuclear receptor-interacting protein 1, whose translation MTHGEEPGPETHKDSAVLTYLEGLLMHPVVAGPGATASGRSEAAHSNQEQSDKVGGPYQLPNHGPTAPKAGTNGPTLGSSQHLKKARLLRSGTWNDPGNQRMSSPPMELNGQGGGLQNGALEGSPHAGESTLLASLLQSFSSRLQSVAMSQHSIKPPNECSSPSKAPPADKEPLPVYGTASSRLKGLMRKSKLQNHSNTPYSRRGHSQDRPPESPRSAHSATPPSAPTSAESVSCAERLKAVANMVKIRSSPAPSPKPSVACSQLALLLSSEAHLQQYSREHALKAQLSGRSASERLAAMANQQHNQDKRPPSVGGTLPGAPDTLSSLTTQNGMTATTTITTTLPRTALSSPQSPSLLRGHSQSSPPTPPHAPNHTHSQPSREKRGFDSRPTRPPQTCSSLLLLLLNNHNNQKQLTKNGHLEDSCGILPPSGSSSVTSDSECSTQERSLTKDSSDAESSYSSCSPIDLSMRSRAIIQDTGPKSTTPSSSLSSSASTLSSSTTVFSSTSVAFSPQTSAQPSTPTFSSSSTAVSSVSTAISSASTSSSSSISTSSLDKLTESLINKWKPEPSGAKVSKSKEPEMSPDLKSHPKVTLMQLLLERRNNEMVNKSVGNQDLPLDITMATMSRGQPKGLVPWEETRTKSPIDRPVAPAQPLYSLSRDPSGALSPYSYPSPHVQSSPLDLCKSKAFPAEKASEPAFSASKLLQNLAQCGTASSSPPIPSSKGVAQEVDASRPLALLERLNAPIHRTTTTPLSDRPSGSGTPFSRKEASPPSQIENLLERRTVLQLLLGTGSATATVSRKDRPHGSGRRSVEMGAGCYEMSPGPPIVCDSSNEPPLDVKVKTEIMEEMGPSSAKSEDSNCRKRPGGYEKNSPLLDSQQDLKTEPRPAEVIAKYGLLSQLLKQQTATYYTSAAMQAESQPRQVKEEQREYPSPSPKKRRLCSNRTDSLNSASSPRAVDSGDTNFFASSAVQEEPDQLKSLKEEEAPPRSPPSETFTRESRGFNVLKQLLLSDNCLKELSQQPRGTPSPSVLQANGKTNGSILSQPSHNHSFLHLPSWHPHGSLNSGLPSNLRPLPTSPAGDSPVLTPWSRHPAPWPVIQKRDPPTLVKQEPESPVRWSSQENEEEEEGCDSNLDSPRLSRSNPILYYMLQKGSIQLRKEVRDQSEGTQSVVRVKEEPISDMHAYEHSLSSTPQSPTHNDKHSHESQGLSQSSE comes from the coding sequence ATGACTCATGGGGAGGAGCCTGGCCCTGAGACACACAAGGATTCAGCTGTTCTAACTTATCTGGAAGGTTTACTGATGCATCCAGTGGTAGCCGGGCCTGGGGCCACGGCAAGCGGGAGGTCTGAGGCTGCCCACAGCAACCAGGAGCAGAGTGACAAGGTGGGCGGGCCCTACCAACTGCCCAACCATGGCCCCACAGCTCCCAAGGCTGGAACCAACGGACCCACACTAGGTTCTTCGCAGCACCTGAAGAAGGCCCGACTACTGCGCTCTGGAACCTGGAATGATCCAGGCAACCAGCGGATGAGTTCACCCCCAATGGAGCTGAATGGCCAAGGGGGAGGCCTGCAAAATGGAGCACTGGAGGGATCTCCTCATGCTGGGGAGAGCACCCTGTTGGCCTCCCTTCTTCAGTCATTCAGCTCACGGCTTCAAAGTGTGGCAATGTCCCAGCACTCTATTAAACCCCCCAATGAGTGTTCCTCTCCCTCCAAGGCACCACCTGCAGACAAAGAACCACTTCCTGTGTATGGGACAGCCTCAAGCCGCTTGAAGGGCCTAATGAGGAAGAGCAAACTTCAGAATCACAGCAACACACCTTACAGTCGCCGGGGACACAGCCAGGACAGACCCCCAGAATCACCTCGGTCAGCACACAGCGCCACGCCCCCCTCTGCTCCTACATCTGCTGAATCAGTGTCCTGTGCAGAGCGTCTGAAGGCAGTGGCCAACATGGTGAAAATTCGTTCCAGTCCAGCCCCTTCACCCAAGCCCAGTGTGGCCTGCAGTCAACTAGCCCTGCTACTGTCCAGTGAAGCCCATCTCCAGCAGTACTCCAGAGAGCATGCACTCAAAGCCCAGCTCTCAGGAAGATCTGCCAGTGAGAGACTAGCTGCAATGGCAAACCAGCAGCACAACCAAGACAAAAGGCCACCTAGTGTGGGAGGGACTCTGCCTGGAGCGCCAGACACACTAAGCTCCTTAACAACCCAAAATGGAATGACAGCAACAaccacaataacaacaacactcCCTCGAACAGCCCTGTCCAGTCCTCAGAGCCCCTCTTTGCTGCGTGGCCATAGCCAAAGTTCCCCGCCCACTCCCCCGCATGCTCCAAACCACACTCACAGCCAACCATCAAGGGAGAAGCGAGGCTTTGACTCACGACCAACACGTCCCCCCCAGACATGCAGCAGtttgctgctactgctactaaaCAACCACAACAATCAAAAACAACTGACAAAGAATGGGCACCTGGAGGACAGTTGTGGTATTCTGCCGCCAAGTGGCTCCTCTTCAGTCACATCTGATAGCGAGTGCTCCACCCAAGAGAGGAGCCTGACCAAGGACAGCAGTGATGCAGAGAGTTCCTACTCAAGTTGCTCTCCCATTGACCTCTCCATGAGAAGCCGGGCCATTATACAAGACACAGGGCCCAAAAGTACgaccccctcctcttccttatCTTCTTCCGCCTCTACCCTCTCTTCTTCCACCACAGTGTTTTCCTCCACCTCAGTTGCATTCTCTCCTCAAACCTCTGCTCAACCCTCCACCCCAACCTTTTCATCATCCTCTactgctgtctcctctgtttctaCTGCTATTTCTTCagcttccacctcctcctcctcctctatctccACATCCTCCCTGGACAAACTAACAGAATCATTGATAAACAAGTGGAAGCCAGAACCATCAGGAGCAAAAGTGTCCAAGAGCAAGGAGCCTGAAATGAGTCCAGACCTAAAATCCCACCCTAAGGTCACACTTATGCAGCTTCTTCTTGAGCGCAGAAATAATGAGATGGTAAATAAAAGTGTAGGTAATCAGGATTTGCCACTTGATATAACCATGGCCACCATGTCTCGAGGCCAACCAAAGGGACTGGTTCCCTGGGAGGAGACCAGGACAAAAAGCCCCATAGATAGACCTGTAGCCCCAGCCCAACCCCTCTACTCACTTAGTCGTGACCCTAGTGGCGCACTATCCCCGTATTCCTACCCCTCCCCCCATGTACAGTCTAGCCCACTGGATTTGTGTAAGTCTAAAGCCTTCCCTGCTGAGAAGGCTTCAGAGCCTGCCTTCAGTGCCAGTAAACTGTTACAGAATCTGGCACAGTGTGGCACAGCTTCTTCCTCCCCACCCATCCCCTCCAGCAAAGGGGTTGCTCAGGAGGTTGATGCCAGCAGGCCCCTCGCCCTACTGGAAAGGCTCAATGCTCCAATCCACAGGACCACCACCACTCCACTCTCTGACAGACCCTCAGGCAGTGGTACACCTTTCAGTCGTAAGGAAGCTTCTCCTCCATCACAGATTGAGAACCTTCTAGAGAGGCGCACCGTGCTGCAGCTCCTTCTAGGAACAGGCTCAGCTACTGCTACAGTCAGCCGCAAAGACAGGCCCCATGGCAGTGGCAGGAGGAGCGTAGAAATGGGAGCGGGATGCTATGAGATGAGCCCTGGTCCTCCCATCGTCTGTGACAGCTCCAATGAGCCCCCTTTGGATGTAAAGGTCAAAACAGAGATCATGGAGGAGATGGGACCGTCCTCAGCCAAGTCTGAGGACTCAAATTGCAGAAAGAGACCTGGTGGCTATGAGAAGAATAGCCCCCTATTGGATTCTCAGCAAGACTTAAAAACAGAACCGCGCCCTGCAGAGGTCATAGCAAAATATGGCCTCCTTAGCCAGTTGCTTAAACAACAGACTGCTACCTACTATACCAGTGCTGCTATGCAGGCTGAGTCACAGCCCAGACAGGTTaaagaggaacagagggagTATCCAAGCCCCAGTCCTAAGAAGAGACGCCTCTGCTCTAATCGGACTGATAGTTTGAATAGTGCCAGCTCCCCAAGAGCAGTGGACAGTGGCGATACAAACTTTTTTGCCTCTTCTGCTGTTCAGGAAGAGCCTGACCAGCTGAAGAGTctgaaggaagaggaggctcCACCCAGGAGCCCACCAAGTGAAACCTTCACCAGGGAGAGCCGGGGCTTCAATGTactcaaacagctgctgctgtctgacaaCTGCCTGAAGGAGCTGTCTCAGCAGCCCCGGGGGACACCCAGTCCTTCTGTCCTGCAGGCCAATGGCAAGACAAACGGCAGCATTCTCAGTCAGCCATCCCATAATCACAGCTTCCTCCACCTGCCCAGCTGGCATCCCCATGGTTCTCTCAACTCAGGGCTTCCGAGTAATCTCCGACCACTGCCCACCTCCCCTGCAGGTGACAGCCCTGTCCTTACTCCCTGGAGTCGCCACCCAGCTCCATGGCCAGTCATTCAAAAACGGGACCCCCCTACTCTAGTCAAACAGGAGCCAGAGAGCCCTGTGCGATGGAGTAGTCaggagaatgaggaggaggaggagggctgtgaCTCAAACCTGGACTCTCCACGGCTTTCACGTTCCAACCCCATCCTGTATTACATGCTGCAGAAGGGCAGCATTCAGCTGAGGAAGGAGGTTAGGGATCAGTCGGAGGGAACCCAGTCTGTGGTCAGAGTTAAAGAAGAGCCAATCAGTGACATGCATGCCTATGAACACAGTCTGAGCTCTACCCCGCAATCACCGACCCACAATGACAAGCACAGCCATGAGAGCCAGGGGCTGAGCCAATCATCTGAATAG